Proteins encoded within one genomic window of Neodiprion fabricii isolate iyNeoFabr1 chromosome 6, iyNeoFabr1.1, whole genome shotgun sequence:
- the LOC124185271 gene encoding farnesol dehydrogenase-like, with protein sequence MDRWAGKVAVVTGASSGIGAAIVEGLVEAGVQVVGLARRLEKLEALAASLEGTPGKFYPRKCDVRKEEELLDAFKWVKAELGGVDILVNNAGISNSKQIIDDNVDSFRGILEVNVLAMAIAIREAVASMKSRDVEGYIVNINSTRGHPISPNPNFPTSMYIPSKYAVTALTATVRQELAADPNNKIKITSISPGFTKTDIVHASNVPNADNFFESVPHLDSKDIANATLYVLGTRNVVQVTELTVRPTGQLLD encoded by the exons ATGGATCGTTGGGCCGGGAAAGTCGCCGTTGTAACTGGAGCGAGCTCAGGAATCGGCGCCGCGATTGTCGAGGGCCTCGTCGAGGCCGGAGTTCAGGTCGTGGGACTGGCGAGGCGTTTGGAAAAGCTGGAAGCTTTGGCGGCGAGCCTCGAAGGAACTCCGGGGAAGTTTTACCCGAGAAAGTGCGACGTCCGGAAGGAAGAAGAGCTGCTGGATGCCTTCAAGTGGGTTAAGGCCGAGCTCGGGGGCGTCGACATCCTCGTGAACAACGCCGGTATCTCTAATTCCAAGCAAATCATCG ACGACAATGTCGATTCCTTCCGCGGTATTCTCGAAGTGAATGTACTCGCCATGGCCATAGCCATTAGAGAAGCCGTCGCTTCGATGAAGAGCCGTGACGTCGAAGGTTACATCGTCAACATCAATAG TACCCGTGGTCACCCGATATCCCCGAACCCCAATTTTCCAACGAGCATGTACATACCTAGTAAATACGCCGTTACTGCACTGACTGCGACCGTGCGACAAGAACTCGCCGCTGATCCCAACAACAAGATTAAAATAACG AGCATCAGTCCCGGGTTCACTAAGACGGATATCGTTCACGCGTCAAACGTCCCGAATGCTGATAATTTCTTCGAATCAGTTCCCCACCTTGATTCTAAGGACATTGCTAATGCTACGCTCTACGTTCTGGGAACTCGGAATGTTGTCCAG GTGACAGAATTGACGGTACGTCCCACTGGTCAACTTCTTGATTAG
- the LOC124185275 gene encoding farnesol dehydrogenase-like, whose protein sequence is MDRWAGKVAVVTGASSGIGAAIVEGLVEAGVQVVGLARRLEKLQALAASLEGTPGKLYPIKCDVRKEEELLNAFKWVKAELGGVDILVNNAGISNSKKIIDADVDSLRSILEVNVLAMAIATREAVASMKSRDVEGYIVNINSVTGHIIPTFDGFASSIYVPSKHAVTALTETVRMELATDPKNKIKITSISPGFVETDIVHASNVPNADNFFESIPHLDVKDVVNAVSYVLGTRNIVQVTEIIIRPGGESI, encoded by the exons ATGGATCGTTGGGCCGGAAAAGTCGCCGTGGTAACTGGAGCGAGCTCAGGAATCGGTGCCGCGATTGTCGAGGGCCTCGTCGAGGCCGGAGTTCAGGTCGTGGGACTGGCGAGGCGTTTGGAAAAGCTGCAAGCTTTGGCGGCGAGCCTCGAAGGGACTCCGGGGAAGCTTTACCCCATAAAGTGCGACGTCCGGAAGGAAGAAGAGCTGCTGAATGCCTTCAAATGGGTGAAGGCCGAACTCGGGGGCGTCGACATTCTCGTGAACAACGCCGGTATCTCtaattccaaaaaaatcaTAG ACGCTGACGTCGATTCCCTTCGCAGTATTCTTGAAGTGAATGTACTCGCTATGGCCATAGCCACCAGAGAAGCCGTCGCTTCGATGAAGAGCCGTGACGTCGAAGGTTACATCGTAAACATCAATAG CGTTACCGGGCACATAATTCCCACCTTCGATGGTTTTGCATCAAGTATATACGTACCCAGTAAACACGCCGTCACTGCGCTGACTGAAACGGTCCGAATGGAGCTCGCCACCGACCccaagaataaaataaaaataacg AGCATCAGTCCTGGATTCGTTGAGACGGATATCGTTCACGCGTCAAACGTCCCGAATGCTGATAACTTCTTCGAATCAATTCCCCACCTTGATGTCAAGGATGTGGTTAACGCCGTATCTTACGTTCTGGGAACCCGAAATATTGTTCAG GTGACAGAAATCATTATTCGCCCTGGTGGCGAATCGATTTAG
- the LOC124185269 gene encoding farnesol dehydrogenase-like, with protein sequence MIFKEWRYTQRRISLIVARNMDRWVNKVAVVTGASSGIGAAIAEAFLKEGLIVVGVARRLENLEALSVSNQEAKGKFHARQCDITNTEELLKTLKWVDNELGGIDILVNNAAIWSVKRVIDGNVEEFRKLLDLNVLATAVCVREAVDSMQRRNVAGHIININSMDGHWLPFMGNASLYPATKFAITIMTETVRRELAVANSRIKITSVSPGFVKTDIMRASGVPNPEHFLDNIPHLQPKSIADGVLYVLGTPEDVQVTELSIRPVGENA encoded by the exons ATGATATTTAAAGAGTGGCGATATACTCAGAGGCGTATCAGTTTGATTGTCGCTCGAAATATGGATCGTTGGGTGAATAAAGTTGCTGTTGTAACGGGTGCGAGTTCAGGAATCGGTGCAGCAATTGCGGAAGCCTTTCTAAAAGAAGGTCTCATCGTCGTTGGCGTTGCCAGAAGGTTAGAGAACCTGGAAGCGTTATCGGTAAGCAATCAGGAAGCAAAAGGGAAGTTCCATGCGAGGCAGTGTGACATAACCAATACCGAGGAACTTCTCAAGACTTTGAAGTGGGTCGATAACGAATTAGGAGGCATTGATATCCTTGTCAACAACGCCGCCATATGGAGCGTCAAACGTGTTATAG ATGGCAACGTTGAAGAGTTCCGGAAGCTACTCGACCTCAACGTCTTGGCAACTGCAGTTTGCGTTCGGGAAGCCGTGGATTCCATGCAGAGGCGTAACGTCGCCGGTCACATCATCAATATAAACAG CATGGACGGACACTGGCTTCCTTTCATGGGAAATGCGAGTCTGTATCCAGCGACTAAATTCGCGATCACGATAATGACCGAGACGGTGAGACGAGAGCTCGCAGTTGCGAATAGCAGGATAAAAATTACG aGCGTCAGTCCAGGATTCGTGAAGACGGACATCATGCGGGCATCTGGGGTCCCCAACCCCGAACATTTTCTAGACAATATTCCTCATCTTCAGCCAAAAAGTATAGCTGATGGTGTTCTCTACGTTTTGGGTACACCAGAGGATGTTCAG GTGACGGAATTGTCGATACGTCCAGTTGGTGAAAATGCATAA
- the LOC124185270 gene encoding farnesol dehydrogenase-like isoform X3 — protein MDRWVGKIAVVTGASSGIGAAIAEALVKEGIIVVGVARRLDNLKALSASLKGAKGKLYAKQCDVTKEDELLGTFEWVNTELGGIDILVNNAGVWSTNRVIDGNIKEFRKLLDLNVLASAVSLQEAVASMQRRNVAGHIININSVAGHWLPGQASSLYPATKHAITTITETVRRELSLANSKIKITSVSPGFVKTDIMRASGVANHEQFFDNLPHLQPKSVVDAVLYILGTPEDVQVMELTLCPVGEKAF, from the exons ATGGATCGTTGGGTTGGTAAAATTGCCGTCGTGACCGGTGCAAGTTCGGGAATTGGTGCTGCAATTGCCGAGGCACTCGTAAAGGAGGGCATAATCGTCGTTGGAGTTGCCAGGAGGTTGGATAATCTGAAGGCATTGTCGGCAAGTCTCAAAGGAGCCAAAGGGAAACTTTACGCGAAGCAATGCGACGTTACCAAAGAGGATGAGCTTTTGGGTACCTTTGAGTGGGTCAATACCGAATTGGGAGGCATCGATATTCTTGTCAACAACGCTGGCGTCTGGAGTACCAACCGAGTCATAG ACGGTAACATTAAAGAGTTTCGAAAGCTGCTCGATCTCAACGTCTTGGCAAGTGCCGTGTCTCTTCAGGAAGCAGTGGCTTCCATGCAGAGGCGTAACGTAGCCGGTCACATCATCAATATTAACAG TGTTGCTGGACATTGGCTTCCCGGTCAAGCTTCAAGTTTGTACCCGGCAACTAAACATGCAATTACAACAATAACCGAGACTGTGAGACGGGAGCTCTCGCTCGCGAATAGCAAGATAAAAATAACG AGCGTCAGTCCCGGATTCGTCAAAACGGACATCATGCGGGCTTCTGGTGTCGCTAATCACGAACAATTCTTCGACAATCTTCCTCATCTTCAGCCGAAAAGTGTAGTAGATGCAGTTCTTTACATTTTGGGTACCCCGGAGGATGTTCAG GTAATGGAACTAACGCTTTGTCCAGTTGGTGAAAAGGCTTTTTGA
- the LOC124185270 gene encoding farnesol dehydrogenase-like isoform X2 encodes MDRWVGKVAVVTGASAGIGAAIAEALVKEGLTVVGFARRLERLETLSASLKGAKGKFYAKQCDVSKEEDLLDAFKWVKTEFGGIDVLVNNAGVVNGRKFLDDDAASLRNMLNVNFMATAIGTQEAVASMQSRNVPGHIININSVVGHKVPDKVMSSSAYCSTKFAVTALCETVRKEIATAKSDIKITSLSPGFVATEIIQQSGMTESAALELYKTLPCLEPQDVANAVVYVLGTPKNVQITELKIQPLHEMF; translated from the exons ATGGATCGTTGGGTTGGTAAAGTTGCCGTGGTAACCGGTGCTAGTGCTGGGATCGGTGCCGCGATTGCCGAAGCCCTGGTCAAGGAGGGTCTCACTGTTGTTGGATTTGCCAGACGGTTGGAGAGACTGGAAACTTTGTCAGCGAGTCTGAAAGGAGCCAAAGGTAAATTTTACGCGAAACAGTGCGACGTCAGCAAGGAAGAGGATCTTCTTGACGCCTTCAAATGGGTGAAGACCGAATTCGGAGGCATCGACGTTCTTGTCAACAATGCCGGTGTCGTCAATGGACGCAAGTTTTTAG aTGACGACGCTGCTTCCTTGCGTAATATGTTGAACGTGAATTTCATGGCTACTGCGATCGGCACCCAGGAGGCGGTGGCTTCGATGCAGAGCCGCAACGTACCGGGTCATATCATCAACATAAACAG TGTGGTTGGACACAAAGTTCCAGACAAAGTGATGAGCTCCAGTGCTTACTGCTCTACGAAATTCGCAGTGACAGCGTTGTGCGAGACTGTGAGGAAGGAAATCGCGACTGCAAAGTCTGACATAAAAATAACG AGCCTCAGCCCGGGATTCGTCGCGACCGAAATCATACAACAATCGGGAATGACTGAATCCGCTGCTCTAGAGCTCTACAAAACACTGCCTTGCCTCGAACCTCAGGATGTCGCTAACGCGGTCGTTTATGTTTTGGGAACGCCGAAAAATGTCCAG ATAACCGAGTTGAAGATTCAACCACTGCACGAGATGTTCTAG
- the LOC124185276 gene encoding farnesol dehydrogenase-like, giving the protein MDRWVGKVAVVTGASAGIGAAIAEALVKEGLLVVGFARRQVKLEVLAKSFHGLKGKFYVKQCDVSNEEDLVAAFNWVKTELGGIDVLVNNAGVINSRKFLDDDIPSLRNMLNVNFVATAIGTQEAVASMRSRKVPGHIININSVAGHVTPPVPMAISAYCSTKYAVTALTETVRKELAAANAEIKITSLSPGFVATEILQKASYDATILEKFRHAPHLEPKDISDAVVYVLGTPQNVQITELTIRPLNEAM; this is encoded by the exons ATGGATCGTTGGGTAGGTAAAGTTGCCGTCGTGACCGGCGCAAGTGCTGGAATCGGTGCCGCGATTGCCGAAGCCCTCGTAAAGGAGGGCCTCCTGGTCGTCGGATTTGCCAGGCGGCAGGTGAAATTGGAAGTTTTAGCAAAAAGTTTTCACGGTTTGAAAGGAAAGTTTTACGTAAAACAGTGTGACGTAAGCAACGAAGAAGACCTCGTTGCCGCTTTCAATTGGGTGAAGACTGAACTCGGAGGCATCGACGTCCTCGTCAACAACGCCGGTGTCAtaaattcgcgaaaattctTAG aTGACGATATCCCTTCCTTGCGCAATATGTTGAACGTAAATTTCGTGGCCACTGCGATCGGCACCCAAGAAGCGGTGGCTTCGATGCGGAGCCGGAAAGTACCGGGTCACATCATCAATATAAACAG CGTTGCTGGACACGTTACTCCTCCTGTGCCCATGGCCATCAGTGCCTACTGCTCGACCAAATATGCGGTGACAGCATTGACCGAGACGGTGAGGAAAGAACTCGCCGCAGCCAACGCTGAAATCAAAATAACG AGCCTCAGTCCAGGGTTCGTGGCAACGGAAATTCTACAGAAGGCATCATATGACGCCACTATTTTGGAAAAGTTCCGACACGCTCCTCACCTCGAACCTAAGGATATTTCCGACGCTGTCGTTTACGTTCTAGGAACCCCGCAAAACGTCCAG ATAACCGAATTGACCATTCGACCCCTGAACGAGGCGATGTAG